The Actinomycetota bacterium nucleotide sequence ACCCCGACCGCGCCGGCCCGGATGGCGTGCAGCAGCAGGTCGATGTCGGTGTCCTGGGCGAGCAGGATGACCTTGGTGTCGGGCAGCTCGGCCAGGATCGTCTCGACGGTGGTCGGCCGGTTGCTCAGGGCCAGGCCGGCGTCGATCACGTACAGGTCGGGCTTGAGCTGGGGCACCGAGGCGACGATCTGCTGCACGGCCGATGCCTGGCCGACCACCTCGTTGGTGCCGTCACGGGTGATGAGCGCTTCCAGCGCCTCGTTGAACAGCGGCTGGCAGTCAGCGAGGAACACGCGTGCCATCGACTTCCTCCGGCGTCCGGCGAACGGCCACCATGACCTACGTCCTTGTCGTGGCCAACAGCTTGTCGCACCGCCCCTTTCGGCGGATACGAGGGATGCAGTACCGGATATTACGGTAACCGGCGCAACTTCACCTACGTCACAGCCTTGGCCGGACCATCGGCGACTCGGCGACAGCAGGTACTCAGTTCTCCGGATGAGAACCATGCGACGAGCGTCGTACGCCCGACGCACCGGGAGACCGAGGGCACCGTTCCCGCCGCGGACCATCACGTACCGATCACGGGTCGGTCACGTACGAGGTGTCGGCCGTACCTTTTGCGGCTCCGGCGACGCCTTACAAGACGGTCGCAGAACGGGCCGAAGCGACTGAGGCGTGCCGGGGGAGGCCGTAACGTGACGAACATGATCGGGTTGGTTCTGGCGGACGACCACAGGGTCTTCGCCGAGGGCCTTGGAGTGATGCTGGACGCCCAGGACGACCTGGCCGTCCTCGGAGTGGCGCACGACAGCCACCAGGCGATCGAGCTGGCGGCCAGGCACGAGCCGACCGTGCTGCTGCTCGACGCCCACATGCCAGGTCCCGACCTGGCCACCACCTTGCGGGCCGTCAGGGCGTCCTCGCCCGGGACGAAGGTGCTGATGCTGTCGGCCGACACCCGCCGGGAGACGATCGCCGAGGCGCTCGAGGCCGGAGCCGACGGCTTCCTGGCCAAGGACGCCTCCAGCCGTCAGGTCGCCGGGGCCATCCGCACCCTGGTCGACGGCAAGGGCAGCGTCGTCGCCGCGGCCGAGCCGGCCTCCCAGCCGGTCCGCGACCCCAGCGTCGACCTGCGGGTGCGGACCCTGTCAGATCGCGAGCGCGAGATCCTCGGCCTGCTGGCCAACGGCTGGTCCAACCGCCGGATCGCCGAGGAGTGCTTCCTCTCGCTCAACACCGTCCGCACCCACGTGCAGAACGTCCTCGTCAAGCTGGGCGTCCACTCCAAGCTGGAGGCGGTCGCGTTCGCCCTGGAGCACCAGGTGGTGGCCGCCGGCGCCCCCGCCTGGGCCAGCTCGCCCGCCTGGGCCAGCTCGACCGGGTAAGCCTGACCGACGTCCCGTGACCCGGGTGACCACGCCCCGGGTCACGGCGCATGCCATAAGCTTGAAGTGCTCAACCTTTTGTGCTGTCATGGAGGACGGCGGTCAGGTATCCGGCGCCGCATGCTCGCGCCGAAGCACTGGTGATGGCCCTGAACCGTTGCGCGCCGCCAACGGTGACCACGCATCGCCTCGACCTCCGGATACCTGAGCGGCGTCCTTGTGGCCGACAGCACAGGAGGCGCGTTGAGCGACGCAGCGATCGTCACCGAGGGCCTACGCAGGTCCTTCGGGCCCATCAAGGCGGTGGACGGGGTCGACCTGGCCGCCCCGGCCGGGACCGTCCTGGGCCTGCTCGGCCCCAACGGGGCCGGCAAGACCACCATCGTCCGGATCCTCACCACCCTGCTCACCCCCGACGGCGGCTCGGCCCGGGTGGCCGGCTTCGACGTCGTCCGCGACGCCGCCGCCCTTCGGGAGGTCATCGGCCTGGCCGGCCAGTACGCGGCCGTCGACGAGAACCTCACCGGCCGCGAGAACCTCGACCTGGTCGGCCGCCTCTACCACCTGGGCCGGGACGAGGCCCGGCGCCGGGCCGACGAGATGCTGGAGCGGTTCGACCTCACCGGCGCCGCCAACCGCACCGTCAAGACCTACTCGGGCGGGATGCGCCGCCGCCTCGACCTGGGGGCCAGCCTGGTCGGCCGGCCCCAGGTGCTGTTCCTGGACGAGCCGACCACCGGCCTCGACCCGCGCAGCCGCTTCTCGCTCTGGGACGTGATCCGCGAGCTGGTCAGCGACGGCACCACCCTGCTGCTGACCACCCAGTACCTGGAGGAGGCCGACCGGCTGGCCGACCACATCGCCGTGATCGACGGCGGCCGGGTCATCGCCGAGGGCACCACCGACCAGCTCAAGTCACGGGTCGGTGGTGACCTGCTGGCCGTGCGGGTGGTCGACCGGGTGCGGGTGGCCGAGGCGGCCGAGGTCGTGGCCGACCTCGGCTCGGGCGCCCCCCAGGTCGTGGCCGAGGCGGGCGAGGTCTCCCTGCCGGTCCGGGAGGGCACCGCCATCCTGGCCGAGGTGGTCCGGCGCCTGGACGCGGCCGGGCTGGACATCTCCGACCTGGCCCTGCGCCGTCCCACCCTCGACGACGTGTTCCTGGCCCTGACCGGCCACGTCGCCGAGGTGGCCCCCGACGGCGACGGGCCCGAGACCCCGGCCCGCGGCCGTGGCCGTCGGCCGGCGAGGAGCAGCGCATGAGCACCGTCGCCAGCCGCCCCCTGCCCCGCCGCCGCCTCTGGTGGACGGTGTCCGACGCCGCCGCCATCACCAAGCGGAACCTCTACCGCTACCTGCGGGTGCCGCCCCTGCTGCTGTTCTCGACCATCCAGCCGATCATGTTCGTGCTGCTGTTCACCTACGTGTTCGGCGGCGCCATCCAGGTGCCGGGCGTCGACAACTACATCGACTACCTGATGGCCGGGATCCTCGCCCAGACGGTGATCTTCGGCTCCACCCAGACCGGGGTCGGCCTGGCCGAGGACATGACCCGGGGCATGGTCGACCGCTTCCGCTCCCTGCCCATGGCCCGCTCGGCCGTGCTCGCCGGCCGCACCATGTCCGACACCGCCCGCAACCTGTTCGTGGTCTGCCTGATGCTGGTGGTCGGCACCCTGGTCGGGTTCCGCTTCCACGCCGGGGTGGCGGCGGCGTTCGGGGCGGTCGCCCTGGCCCTCGCCTTCGGGCTCGCCTTCTCCTGGATCTCGGCCTTCATCGGCCTGTCCGTGCGCGACGTCGAGTCGGCCCAGGCGGCCGGGTTCGTCTGGGTGTTCCCGCTGGTGTTCGCCTCCTCGGCCTTCGTCCCGGTCGAGAGCATGCCCGGCTGGCTGCAGACCTTCGCCGACATCAACCCGGTCACGGTCACCGTCGACGCCCTGCGGGCGCTCACCCTCGGCGGGCCTGTCACCCGGCCGCTGCTGGAGTCCCTGGCCTGGATCACCGGCATCCTGCTGGTGTTCGTGCCCCTGGCCGTCAACCGCTACCGTCGCGCCGCCGGGTAGGCTAGAGGGAAACCTCCAACCACCCGAAGGGCAGGGATCAGTTCATGAAGGGCAAGCTCGGCATCGCCGTCGGCCTGGCGGCCGGTTACGTGCTCGGCACCCGCGCCGGGCGGGAGCGCTACCAGCAGCTCACCGCGTCGGCCAAGCGGTTCGCGGACGAGCCCAGCCTGCAGCGGCTCCAGGAGGAGCTGAACGGCCTGTTCGGGTCGGGCGGCCAGGCGACCGGCGGCGGCTCCTCGGGCACCACCGTCGAGCGCCTCTAGCACGCGACTGCGGGGGCTCCGCCCCCGCATGCCCCCCAACCAGTAGGCATGGAATGAGCATGACTGACGGTGCGATCTCCCGGCGC carries:
- a CDS encoding ABC transporter permease, which produces MSTVASRPLPRRRLWWTVSDAAAITKRNLYRYLRVPPLLLFSTIQPIMFVLLFTYVFGGAIQVPGVDNYIDYLMAGILAQTVIFGSTQTGVGLAEDMTRGMVDRFRSLPMARSAVLAGRTMSDTARNLFVVCLMLVVGTLVGFRFHAGVAAAFGAVALALAFGLAFSWISAFIGLSVRDVESAQAAGFVWVFPLVFASSAFVPVESMPGWLQTFADINPVTVTVDALRALTLGGPVTRPLLESLAWITGILLVFVPLAVNRYRRAAG
- a CDS encoding response regulator transcription factor, giving the protein MIGLVLADDHRVFAEGLGVMLDAQDDLAVLGVAHDSHQAIELAARHEPTVLLLDAHMPGPDLATTLRAVRASSPGTKVLMLSADTRRETIAEALEAGADGFLAKDASSRQVAGAIRTLVDGKGSVVAAAEPASQPVRDPSVDLRVRTLSDREREILGLLANGWSNRRIAEECFLSLNTVRTHVQNVLVKLGVHSKLEAVAFALEHQVVAAGAPAWASSPAWASSTG
- a CDS encoding ATP-binding cassette domain-containing protein, with product MSDAAIVTEGLRRSFGPIKAVDGVDLAAPAGTVLGLLGPNGAGKTTIVRILTTLLTPDGGSARVAGFDVVRDAAALREVIGLAGQYAAVDENLTGRENLDLVGRLYHLGRDEARRRADEMLERFDLTGAANRTVKTYSGGMRRRLDLGASLVGRPQVLFLDEPTTGLDPRSRFSLWDVIRELVSDGTTLLLTTQYLEEADRLADHIAVIDGGRVIAEGTTDQLKSRVGGDLLAVRVVDRVRVAEAAEVVADLGSGAPQVVAEAGEVSLPVREGTAILAEVVRRLDAAGLDISDLALRRPTLDDVFLALTGHVAEVAPDGDGPETPARGRGRRPARSSA